The genomic interval TTAAAGCTTGGATAGCGAATATTGCTCACCATTAAAAAAGAGAGCACGCCCAAACCAATGAGCATAATCCACTCAATGCCGTGCATAAAGGGATGTTCACGGTAAAGTAAAATCCACATGGAAACAACAACCGCCGCTGTAGGAATGGGAACGCCGATAAAAACGGAGGGTTCAGAGACACCAATCATAATGTTAAAACGAGCCAACCTAATCGCGCCAAACACGACATACATAGCGCACATCAGTGAGCCTAGTTTGCCATACATATGCCCTACGCTAAAGTAAAACAGCATAGCAGGAGCTACGCCAAAAGCAACAATGTCGGCCAAAGAGTCAAACTCAGCACCAAATTTACTCGTAGCATTGGTCATGCGAGCGACCCTTCCATCCAATCCATCAAAAATGAGA from Sulfurospirillum multivorans DSM 12446 carries:
- the pssA gene encoding CDP-diacylglycerol--serine O-phosphatidyltransferase, whose amino-acid sequence is MIENSNGNKLQLIYIFPNLFTAASAFLGVISIIASANGQFEKAAVYILLSLIFDGLDGRVARMTNATSKFGAEFDSLADIVAFGVAPAMLFYFSVGHMYGKLGSLMCAMYVVFGAIRLARFNIMIGVSEPSVFIGVPIPTAAVVVSMWILLYREHPFMHGIEWIMLIGLGVLSFLMVSNIRYPSFKKIDMHKGHLIKILVYLILLFSMLYLYPIEVGTFLITAYLAYGLTRGIYNFVVAKFHKN